A region from the Silene latifolia isolate original U9 population chromosome 7, ASM4854445v1, whole genome shotgun sequence genome encodes:
- the LOC141590532 gene encoding protein FAR1-RELATED SEQUENCE 2-like: protein MSNLDSMESWEDFGDNPIDYNPLFETTIDFEMRDDAFNWAQKIAFDNGFALVKANNGAKNRKKNGLLASYFRCKRHGKPKESDDFEKPRRSQKCSCKFRIRAVQNFVSKNDKETVVWNIVTSEGAGLHNHNVAVYKDGDRHFAGLDAEEKAYVRQQTLAEVQPRDIKNGLHLRSPKKPQPSSTQLYNETRKIKKEELGERNTAQQMLALAVAAKYVYFYEIDSEESKELTHIFMAHPEAIKLFRAYPYVVLMDSTYKTNIYKNPLIEMVGVTPTGSSFLIACAMIPTESDVNYKWLLRKLAAILDATGVASPAVFVTDRELGLISALEQVFPRAEHLLCRWHVNKAFNEKALTTYQTESMRKFVISNKEDGWFRVINSVTKESFQRAWQCFQRKWPKMEDYVWATWGQHAGKFVLYYRNEVLYFGNTATSRVELAHSLLKA from the exons ATGTCTAATCTCGATTCAATG GAATCGTGGGAGGATTTTGGCGATAATCCAAttgattacaacccgttgtttgAGACTACTATAGATTTTGAAATGCGTGACGATGCTTTCAATTGGGCTCAGAAAATCGCATTCGATAATGGGtttgctttggttaaagcaaataaCGGAGCTAAAAATAGGAAAAAGAACGGGTTGTTGGCAAGTTATTTTCGATGTAAAAGACATGGTAAACCAAAAGAATCGGACGATTTTGAAAAGCCAAGGAGGTCGCAGAAGTGTTCATGCAAGTTTCGTATTCGCGCCGTTCAAAATTTCGTGTCTAAAAATGATAAAGAGACGGTGGTGTGGAACATTGTAACCTCCGAGGGTGCTGGACTACACAACCACAACGTAGCCGTTTATAAGGACGGGGATCGGCACTTTGCGGGATTGGACGCGGAAGAGAAGGCATATGTTAGGCAACAAACATTGGCCGAGGTTCAACCGAGGGATATTAAAAATGGTCTTCATTTGAGATCGCCCAAAAAACCTCAACCGTCAAGCACCCAACTGTATAATGAAACAAGGAAAATTAAGAAAGAAGAATTGGGTGAAAGAAACACCGCTCAGCAAATGTTGGCTCTAGCGGTGGCAGCGAAATACGTCTACTTCTACGAGATTGATTCCGAGGAGTCAAAAGAGTTGACTCACATTTTCATGGCTCATCCTGAAGCGATTAAGTTATTCCGGGCTTATCCTTATGTGGTCCTCATGGATTCGACTTATAAAACCAACATTTACAAGAATCCACTCATTGAGATGGTTGGTGTGACACCCACGGGATCGTCCTTCTTAATTGCATGTGCGATGATTCCTACCGAGTCTGACGTGAATTACAAGTGGTTGTTGAGAAAGTTAGCTGCGATTTTAGATGCCACCGGAGTAGCGTCCCCTGCTGTATTTGTCACCGAtcgggaattgggtttgatcAGCGCTCTTGAGCAAGTATTTCCCCGGGCTGAGCATTTGTTGTGTAGATGGCATGTGAACAAAGCCTTCAATGAAAAAGCCTTGACAACATACCAAACTGAAAGTATGAGGAAATTTGTCATCTCAAATAAAGAAGACGGTTGGTTTAGGGTGATCAATTCAGTTACCAAGGAATCGTTTCAGCGTGCGTGGCAGTGTTTCCAACGTAAGTGGCCGAAAATGGAGGATTATGTATGGGCAACTTGGGGTCAACACGCAGGGAAGTTCGTTTTATACTATAGAAACGAGGTCTTATATTTTGGTAACACGGCAACTTCCCGTGTTGAGTTAGCACATTCTCTATTGAAGGCTTAG